In Strigops habroptila isolate Jane chromosome 2, bStrHab1.2.pri, whole genome shotgun sequence, one genomic interval encodes:
- the CCDC191 gene encoding coiled-coil domain-containing protein 191, with protein MIAQELLSNWMKSKMQLDLMSDGEEEVFLLEKPSAAPLKYERFDDLCSYLEYKTESSSVQEYLQHLLQDEAVSYGIVEGLRLEDIKETSDGAETQAGERKPNKASEGIRASEARTVPEEITSVCGLAPSTGGGQKEGPEGQEGGDPEGNLEAAKENG; from the exons ATGATAGCCCAAGAGCTGCTCAGTAACTGGATGAAGTCCAAAATGCAACTGGATCTGATGAGCGATGGAGAAGAGGAAGTTTTCCTCCTGGAAAAGCCTTCTGCAGCCCCTCTCAAGTATGAGCGGTTTGATG ACTTGTGCAGCTACCTGGAATACAAAACAGAAAGTTCTTCTGTCCAAGAATACCTACAGCACCTTTTGCAGGATGAAGCTGTGAGCTATGGGATAGTGGAAGGCCTTAGACTTGAAGACATCAAGGAAACAAGTGATGGAGCTGAGACACAAGCAG gtGAAAGAAAACCGAATAAGGCATCAGAAGGCATTAGAGCTTCAGAGGCAAGAACAGTCCCCGAAGAAATCACTTCAGTCTGCGGCCTGGCTCCAAGCACAGGAGGAGGACAGAAGGAAGGCCCTGAAGGCCAAGAAGGAGGAGATCCAGAGGGAAATCTTGaagctgcaaaggaaaatggCTGA